The Lytechinus variegatus isolate NC3 chromosome 7, Lvar_3.0, whole genome shotgun sequence genome includes the window CCCCTCCTCCGGTTCTTTATACCCCCGTGGGTGCATCAATGGGTGCATCCATGGTTGCACCAGGGGGTGCAACAGTGGTCTCAACCAAGCCAGCACCGGGATCATCCTCTTCGGGATACAGCTCCATTGCACAGAATATGATGGTAAGAAACGAGGAGCTGGGGcacgtttcataaagatttacagctgttttaactttgccattatcaTGACAttccatggaatccttgattttgattggctgctgagccctcttaccatggtagttataatagttgtaagtctttatgaaacaagcCCGTGATCCTATATTGGCAATGTACCATTGGACTTTATGCAGGCTAATGGTTTGGACACACTTCCCTGTCCATATTTCCCCATCTCTGTGTAcccataaacaaatattttttacttgTCATAATTGTGTCTatatcggggagggggggggttatgtAGATACACTTTTATtcctttaatatttctttaaatagGATGTTGTGGGGATAGGCAAAAACAGTACTATGTACCATTTCTTTTACTCGTCTTTTGACTTTTGTTTATCCCATAGACAGAAGGAATTACCCCCAACaccataatgatttttttactaattttacTTGAGATGTCGGTTTAGGTCTAGAAACTTTGATGCAGTACTACCACATTAAATAAACCATAAGGAAAAAAATGCACTGTgcccattttaatttcatcagaatcattcataaaaaataaacattttaaaaggaaCAATTAATAATTAAACTCTAAATTGGCAATGAGGTGGAACATCCCAAAAtactccccccacacacacaccaagtTTCAACATATTTTCCTCAGTTCTTAATTATTTCAGATACgtgaattaaaaatatgaaaatatttttgttgccAGTTACATGTATGAGGAGGAGAGCTGATCGAATATTGAATATGCAAGGAGAAGGTATATTTGAAATCAATCTTTTTCTCTCCTCTAGGCTAAAATGGGCTACAAAAAAGGCACTGGACTTGGCAAACTTGGCAAAGGACGTGTGGAGATCGTGGAGGCATCCAAACAAAGAGGGCGCCGTGGTCTTGGTCTCAAGACCAAGGGCTTTGAACCCAGCTCTGAAGTGGTCTGGACTGGAGATGAAAAGGTTTGTCTTTATATATGAAGCTTTTATTATTATGGCTGGTACACTTTAAATGAAAGAGTAACTTAAATGCAAAGCATGTATAGCTGCACTGCCAAAAGGAGAGCAATTATGATGTTTTCTTAGAGAGCAGTTAGGGACTTCTGATAAAGCACTGTATAGAATTATTGTTATAGGCACACATATCGTTAAATTTGAATCGTAAATATTGCTCTAGCACTGATAAAAAATTGTCTCAGTGATCAAGGAAGAATAATATGCAGAACACGTAGTagtatttatttgatattcattgttctttagaaattatttttaaccaCTTCTACCATCAAATAGCATTTCATTCTTGATTTCTTATTCTAGATATCTTCCCAAGAGACTGTAGAATGGATGGAGCCGTCGCAAGGCATCCTATCTAGCGCTGAGATAGAGGAATGGAAAGTTCTATGGGATGCTCAAAAGGTAAGGACTTGATGGTGTCACTTTTTGTTGCTAGAAATGTGCATGATAAtcagacataaaaaaaattaaaattattttaacttGGTCATCACTTTTACTTCTGATAATGTTAACTGTGCCATTATAATGGTAACCACCATGGCAGCAAAAGTCTATTAAAATCAACGTTTTCATTTCAGTTATAAAAAAGGCAATGTCCTGATAATCATagtctttaaaggacaagtccacccccaaaaaaagttaattaaaaagatagaaatccaagcattacactgaaaatttcatcgaaatcagatattaaatgaaaaatttgtgacatttttaagtttcgcttaatttcacaaaacagttatatgcacatactgGTTAGTATGCAAATTgggggaactgatgacatcactcactttttcatttgtatttattatatgaaatattctaattttctccccattgtcctGGGAAGCAAAGTTTTACTTCTCCCTGAACAtttggaattaccattgtttaacattttacggttcagtcaaattggtccttattgtcaaatctgtaaaaattggaatattgtattattcaaacaataaaaaacaaaagaaatagtgagtgagggacatcattgattctctcattCTTATGTGACTAAATTgggcatataactattttgtgaaaaataagcaaaacttcaaaatgtcacaactttcgtattttacatctgatttttatgacattttcagcgttatgctagattgatttttctctattgagtcaatcaacatttttctgaggtggacagACGCAgattttatgaacattttgcTCACATTAATAAGATTTCTTATATTTCATTCGAGATATGTCACATTAACAGCTATTTATGGacacattttttattgaaatttgtattcatttgcAGTGATCGATGCTCTATTCTGAGAATATAATgaattatcatttcttttgtctaCAGCAAAAGCTGACAATTGATGATGAGACAGAGTTCTGTGATGAAACATTGCTCAAGACACTTCTTGATCAAAAGGTAAAAGTGGATTTATTAGTTTGTGATAGTTGTTTCATCAGTATAATACATTTAAAGCAATTAATCCTAAGTTAGAATTAATTGTTCTGAGTAAGAAAGAAAGTTCTACAGGTGATAAGGATGCTGATGAGGAGGAAGGTCCAAACCAATTCAGCCTTAACCCCATTGATGATCACAATTTAATTTTAGCTTAGTACACATTATTCATATACCTTAGTCTAAATAATTGCAGGCTTGGTTCAGTTAAAACAAGATGAATTTCCTAAGTGGGCATTAAAGCATCCTGTACAACACATCAATAGATCCTTGACAGCTGCTTGGATAAATGTGGTCAcataaaataaaggggaatcaGCTGTAGCACATTAACATGTGACAGCCGTGGAATAAATGGAAGCGcagtggtgtagcggttctgactcttgccgtgtaatcagagggtcgtgtgtttgaatcccaccatggccttgccccctttggcaaggcgtcaatccacacattgccactctcacccacgTGCTAATTGGGTACTGGTAGGAAACAACAGTCATtatggttggtttagcaagtgtgcgcctaacaggctgcttgaagtgctatgaatccagtgaccgggtaataataattgtgaagctcTTTGAAccgtcgtagattgataaagcgctatataaatgccaattactATGTGTATAATATTGTTTTGACTagacgacctttgaccttcttgATGGGGAGGAGATGAGGCAAGCGAGAACACGCTCCAATCCCCATGAGACCATCCGAGGGGGTATCTTCTTGAATAGAGCAGCTATGAAGATGGCCAATATGGACTTTGTCTGTGATTACATGTTCACATCACCAAAACACCCAGATGGGGTAAGTATTAATGCTAGAGTCACAAACTTGACTGATGGTATGTCATTTTATAGGAATAATGCAATAGATTTGACAGTCcgtaaacaaaaatgaaaacataattttcaaatcatgctgAAGCCATTCGAACAAGTGTGAATCTTGTTATCCAACAGACTTAAGATATTTTTGTCGCTGTAAGTGTGGAATAATAATAAGTCACTCGTAATCCAACCAAGAGTGGCAATGTAATATCCGATGGAGGGCGAACACTCACCATATTGACTTTGGTATTAAAATATTAACCTTTCTACGTCCAaaaaattaactaaaaaaaaaaaataacaaaaggaaAAACCTGCTAGCACTGAAGAAAAACACATCACAAAAATTTGGGCaggcaatgaaatgaaaatattggtcTCATTTTACCATTCCAACACAGACACCTATTGTGAAAGACAATGAGCTGTTGTACTTTGCCGACGTGTGTGCCGGCCCTGGAGGGTTCTCAGAGTATGTGGTATGGAGAAGAACACAGTCTCGCCAAAAGAAGGacttcaaggtcaaaggttttGGGTTCACCTTGAAAGGGAACAATGATTTCAAGTTAGAGGACTTCTATTCCGCACCTCCAGAATTCTTTGAACCTCATTATGGTAAGTAGTGCAGCATGGTTTCACATTGTGGCTGTCTGTATTGTTATTGGTGAAAGGCTTAAAAGAGAAgtccaaattatattttttaattatttaagcTCGTCAGTCTatcatgaaatgacaatattacaTAATGAAAAGATTTATTAAATTGACTCTAGCAGACCGATATGATTCAAATACAGCTCTCTCGCAGGCACTGACCATAAATCAACTGCATCTGCTTCGTCACTGGGAGGAGGTGCAAACTGCATTGTGGATGAAAACAGACTAGCACTAGTGCGTCTGTGTATACAAGTAAATTGTCGATTACTCCCTAATGCTTGGGCATACGTTCAAAGTTAGAAGTTTTCTAGATTCAGTATGGGAGCTCTTACAAGGGTAAGGTGTCataaaaagtttcaaaataaattatgaaagtaAATTTCTGAAATATGACATCAGTGAAGGGTTTAACGATGATGAGCTTATGGGGcgatttcacccccccccccttcttgccATGAGAAGGGTAAAAAATAACCAAGCACTATTAGGGTTAAAAgtcaaatatgaatttcaataaCCTCCAATACTAATAGTTTCATTGTGATACAAATTTATATCCTGTGATTGAATTTGGTGTTGCAAGTGGaaatttttcatgtcaaattggAGGACTCAAAGCAAATAATTAATTGCATAATGTAATGGATTTCAGCTGTTACATCATTCTCTTTTTACGCTAGGTGTGAACGGAAGTGAAGGTGATGGAGATGCTACAAATAGTGATAACCAACGTGAGTTCAGAAGATTTGTAATGGAGCACACCGGCGGCAAAGGCGTCCATTTTGTCATGGCTGATGGGGTGAGAGATTAATGATTTTCATCTTTAGATTATTTCAGAAACTTCATTTTCATAACTAACAAgttcattttttatacaaatacaaaaacttgaattgaaattcaattcaatatcacATCAATCAATTCTgtcatgaagaaaaaatgactCCAGCTTGAATACACCTCTGAGTTAACTTATAATCTTTCATCTTCCCTAGGGATTCTCTGTGGCAGGACAAGAGAACATCCAAGAGATTCTTACTAAACAACTGTTGCTATGCCAATTTCTGGTTGCTATGTCAATTGTGAGAGAAGGTAATTTGCATCTTTTCTTTCGAAGTCATTGATATAGACCAAAAATTACATCATGTGATATTAACTCCATGGTTAACCAGATTTCCCccatattttttgtgatatatctAGGAAAAGGATAAACTCTCCTGTCATTGTTACATTTTGGGTGAGGATTGATAAGGCAGTTATTCCTTACCTTTTGTATATACCATATTTAGTGTGTAAATGGTGGTTTTTATCATATATGTTATCTataatatgaacaaaaaatgtaaatacaaTATTGTCATAATTCATTATATTATAATACATTCATAATCCCTCAAAAAAGGCTTTCGgaaagaaattgttaaaatttATAGACATGGTCTCTAGTccccactttgataaaaagtaaataaatatgtaggtatttttttttctgaattaatACATTTCTGATTAAAAAGCTCATATATTAATTTTCCATTATAAAAATTTAATGAATCAGGTCCCTGTTTCAgttaaaactatttttaatgAGCTATTAGATTATGGTCAGTGATTGGTTAAGAGAAACTATGAATAAGCTTTTTGAAAACGGTTGCCACCCTTGCAAATAATATTGTTCTGTTAGATATCTCTCTGTTATAGTACtatgtgtcatttgaaaaaaataaaattttcataaaacttgcaGGATAGTGACAACAAAATATAGCGGTAGTGttcatttgtgttttttataatgttttcatttcagGTGGTCACTTTGTTTGTAAAACCTTTGACCTCTTCACACCATTCAGTGTTGGTTTGATCTATGTCCTGTATCGGTCATTTGAACAGGTCTCTATCTTCAAACCGGTTACCAGTCGACCAGCAAATTCAGAGAGGTCAGTAGTAGTCctttaatgataaataataataatatgactAATAAAGCACCAAATCCACtttgtagagtgctcaaggcgcatgaagagctaagagttagataaaaaagtttttagaagatttgtgaaagttttgacagaaGTACATTTTAttgtcttcaggaaggctattccacaactTGGGGCAGGCAAAAGCaaatgattttttcccccaagtatttttgaaacttttggaatGACAAGGAAGCCAGAAGTGGATGAGCACAAAGATCTGCTTGGTCTGTAGTAATTGTAATTacccagagctgccaagtactGATTTTCAGAAATTATTACTGAAATGATAGAAGAAGAATACCgttggtttcatgcaaaatactggtttttaaatttccagttttatgtgttgtcctttGGTAgttctttgaaaataatgatttcctcaccaaaaaatactgattttcagatTGTAAAGTACTGAtgtgttcttgttcaggttagCAGCTCTAGATATGTATAAGACTGATGATTTACACATCTATTCAACAATGGGTGTATTCATGTGATCTTTGTAGGTTTGAATGGTGGGGTTTGTAAGGTGGAGaaggtttacggttcaccatgtgtaatatgaagaagggaaggaaatacaggcagaaagattgaaatggaaagatgAGATAGGATGAAGAGAGGAAATTagaagtattctttcttgaaagtgagtgaaggcctgaaaaggactgtaaaccagataaGATGAGCTGAATATGTCTTGAGTAGCGATGGTTTGAGTAGTAGAAAGAATAAGTGAAGAGAGGTTACTCAACGTTTTGGGCAGGTTGATTGTCCGTCTTCAGGGGTGTATTATTTCTCCAATCTGTGTATGCACATTAAAAACTGATtctacacacacacccatacacacacacaaatacatcAGATCGAGGGAAGCATAAGAGTTTGGGTCTTTGAAGGGTCTGTCATACCTGGTTCCCATTTCAAAAAAAGACTTGTTATGATATCAAATgcactatcagccaatcaaatagctggatttcagtagctttaaaccaTTATgtcaatttgttattataacaagttttatgaaatgggcccccaGAATGTTTTAGCCGATGTGTGCTGACGTAGGTATGGAAAGCCATTTTCTTGTTTCATCACGATTCCTGATatcaataattaataataataataattagaccatttatatagcgcagtcactatataaatatactctactgcgctgtAGTGTGACAGAGCTCCCAACAATGCTACTGctcaaacaaattaaacaattatgcaTATAATACAATTAACCAAAAACTTCTGAAAAAAGATGGGTCTTCAATAAATGTTTGAAGATGGTAACAGTTGGTGCTTTTCGTATTTCCAGGGGTAATTTGTTCCAAAGCTTTGGAGCAGCACAACTGAAAGCACGATCCCCAAGAGTTACTTTTGTTCTCAAGTGAGGTAGCTTTAGAAGCAGCTTATCCTGTGTACTTCGTAAGTTATGTGCATATGAATGTGACCTAAATGATATTAATTCAGACAAGTAATTCGGAGCTTGACCATTCAGTGCTTTGTAAACAAGCAAAAGTATCTTAAATGCAATTCTCTGCCTTATTGGCAACCAATGTAATTGAATCAGAACAGGTGTAATATGGGAAAACTTTGAGGAACCGGATACAAGTCTTGCACATGCATTCTGAACATGCTGCAGCTTGTTGATTTGCGAGTCTGGTAAACCAAACAATAATCCATTACAATAATCAAGCCTACTGCTAATAAATGCATGGATAAGGGTTTCTGCGCTTTTCTGGTCCAAGTATCTACGAATATGGCGTAAGTTGTATAACATATAAAAAGATGATCTACTAATGTTGGATATGTGTTTCTCCATGTTTAAGCGAGAATCAAGCCATACACCCAGATTTTTCACTACGTTTGATGGTTTAACTTCTGAGTCTCCAACTGTTATGTTGCTAACACTCAGTTTTGCTACTTGCCTGCCTGTCCCGACTATGAGAAACTCTGTTTTTCCATCATTAAGCATTAGCTTATGTTGGGACATCCAAAAACGAATATAACTTATACATGATTCCAAGTttgaaatattgtcattatGGTTTTCCTTATCAGGGCTGAAAGAAATGTATAACTGTGTATCGTCAGCATAGCAATGACAAGAGACATTAGGGAAGCGCCTTTgaatgatagtaatcaagttaCTTGTATAAAGAGTAAAAAGAAGGGGGCCGAGGCGTGACCCTTGAGGCACTCCGTATGGAACATCAAAATTCTGAGATATAACATCATctactattattttttgttgtctgTTAGAAAGGTAAGATTCAATCCATGTGAGGACACAGTTGCTCAAACCAAAAGATGTATGTAGTATGTTCAACAATATCCTATGATCAATAGTGTCGAAAGCGGCACTCAGATCCAACAATACCAAAAGTGTTACCTTTTGACTGTCCATTGCCAATAGaagatcattttttattttgactaAGGCTGTTTCGGTACTATGAAACTGTCTGTATGCTGACTGCATACATGGAAACAATGCATTATGAGAAATATGTTTTAGAATTTGCTGAGTAGCAGCTCCCTCAACAAGTTTTGATATATACTGTAAATTACTAACTGGTCTAAGATTATCAAAACTAGGCTCCATACCATGCTTCTTAAGAAGTGGCTTCACCAATGCAACCTTCCATTCGGAAGGGAAAAGGCCATTTAAGAGTGACAAGTTAATAATTTTCGTAAAGACTGGGAGTAGCAATTCATTACAATGCAATAGAAGATTAGTTGGGATTGGATCCAAAGAACATGATTTCTTGCTAAGATTTGTGACCAGTTTCTCCACATCCCTTTCagataatatttcaaaatgagaGAAGATTTGAGACGGAGAGTGTGACATCTCAAAATTTGTACTATCCAAAGATATGTCATCAGAAGTAAAAGTTCCATTATTTACAGTTAACTCTATTTGAGAATGAATTTTTACGATCTTATCGCAGAAGAAATTCCCTAAATCATTAACAAATGTTCTCTTATCAATATGAGGAGGTATCACTGGATGAAGCTTGGTCATATTCAGCAAAGATTTAGTAACATTAAAGAGACTTCTTTGATTAGAACTGTTTTCCAATATCATTTCAGAGTAATATGTACGTCGAGCACTATTCATAACAAATAAGGTCTTATTACGAGCGATTTTGAAATTCTCGTAATCAAGAGAGGGTTTTGTTCTCAACCATCTCTTTTCAgcctttctcctttttcttttttgtgttcTTACATCATTTGTAAACCATGGTACCTGCGGGTGAGATGAAACGGTCTTAGTAATCAAAGGTGCGTGTTTGTTTAAAAGCACATTTTTACAGAAAGAATATGATTCTAGATATCTTGTGTGAAATTATTGATATATAGAATTAAGATTCAAAGCAACAACCAGTTTGCCATGCTTACATTATGCATACACAAGCTAAATGTCCGAGTGTGACATTTTGCAATTGgctaatataaaaaaaaaacttaccagTCTTCAAGGTCTTGATACAGAAATAGTTGACAATTCTTCAAACATGAATGTTCATGTTACATGCTGTATTCATATTGCATCCAGAGCCTGATGGCTTGATGTCCGTTAACAATAGGGGAACGCTTCCATCAACATTTCTTTTCCAACAAGTTGTCCtatgtgattttgattggctgagaagttCTGTAACTATGGCAACTGACAGATAAATCAGGACTTGTCTGATCCGACAACTCTTTTAATGAAATGCTTTCCAGTGAttcaaaaatatatgtacaaatATGTAGAGGTCTTGATGCAATGACGACCACTTCTGTGAAGTCTTGACAAAACACATCAGGATGAGGTTGAGTGAAGTGttcataaaaatgatattgctCACACTTGGATAATTTGTAGATGGTAGCCAAAATGGTGCAACTAAATGCTAGTTCTCATAACAGACAATATTATTGTAGAAAATTCAATGTGTAATAATCCACAACTGTTAGAAAGCCTCTTTCTGAATTGAGAGAAAGTAAGGATGGCCAATAGAAATTGCACATGTCCACACTAGGTCAAAGCTGTCTTCTGAGTGCAGTGAAGTATGGTTTTGATGATCAGTTTTTCCTCCTAAGTGGCCAATTGTTGCTATGTGAATGAAAAATCTATCAATTGTAGGAGAAGAAATAGCATATCTCAGCCAAATTAAAAGTACATGATTGAATTCTTCGCTACTACTTAATGAAGTATAGCTAGTGGTTGcacaaaagaaacaaattgaATAGAACAATAACATTCATTTGTGGATTATCTGCCCTGGCCTGGCATGATCAAAATAGAGTACTGTTAGTGATCAAGCTCTGATCAAAGGTGTTTGATGATTCCAAATTCTTTGTGGTTCTGATgacagtggtggtgatgatgatgatgaggatgagggTGATGATTAGGATGAGGGTATGatgttgaggatgatgatgaggatggtgaggatgatgaggatgatgatgatgatgatgatgatgaggatgatgatgaggatgatgatgaggatgatgatgatgatgatgaggatgatgaggatgatgatgaggatgatgatgagaatgatgaggatgatgaggaggatgatgaggatgatgaggatgatgatgaggatgatgatgaggatgatgatgatgatgatgatgaggatgatgatgatgatgatgatgaggatgatgaggatgatgatgaggatgatgaggatgatgatgatgatgatgatgatgatgatgatgatgatgatgatgatgatgatgatgatgatgaagaggatgaggaggatgatgatgatgatgatgaggatgatgaagaggatgaggaggatgatgatgatgatgatgatgatgatgaggatgatgatgatgatgatgatgatgatgatgatgatgaagaggatgatTACATTTATGAAgtggataataatgatgattttgagGATTGGCTCTAATTTGAAGTACCATATAGATCATAGTTTTAGAGATCGAGTTTGACCAACCTGTTATACACTGAAAACAAAGGTCTCTAGAACTATATTGCTGATAGTGAACAAATAAATCTGTAATGTCAAATCCAGAAATCTTGACATCTTTGTAATTTAGATACGTCATCTGCAAGGGTCGAAGGTCAGGCACAGATCCCACCCATGATTTCCTCTTTGACCTGAACGTGACCTTGAACATGCTGAAATCAAGCAAACAGGACGTCCTTGAGAGTGTGCCACTGGATGTACTACGAGCAGACAATGCTTTCATGGACTACATCATTGAACAGAATGAAAGGTAGTTAAGATGGTTCGCATTTTTTCAACCTTATATTAATGTATGATTAAAGGCCAAAAAGGGGCAGTTGTTGTGAAATGCATCTCCAGAAATCAAGCAAAGGAATAAACTTTACAAGGAGACAATTAGAGAATCTATGACAATACCAGACAATGATAAAAATGACTATCATAATATGGGTAACACAGATCTCTATAAATTATAGTTCTTgtactttgtacacaaaaaaaagagatggtGGTTGGTATTTCTTCTCTAAAACattaaagattaaaaatttcatcaatcgTGACTTTCTCGTAATTGTAACAAGTATGGAACTCTTGATTTTAATTGCCTGCTGagcaatgttaccatggtaataacCATCCTTCTA containing:
- the LOC121418200 gene encoding cap-specific mRNA (nucleoside-2'-O-)-methyltransferase 1-like, producing the protein MDRKRKQQWESEDPPRSKKSHISDAGGDGGDVSYAPQQMFKSLSDASTDSDSSSSMGSPPPVLYTPVGASMGASMVAPGGATVVSTKPAPGSSSSGYSSIAQNMMAKMGYKKGTGLGKLGKGRVEIVEASKQRGRRGLGLKTKGFEPSSEVVWTGDEKISSQETVEWMEPSQGILSSAEIEEWKVLWDAQKQKLTIDDETEFCDETLLKTLLDQKTTFDLLDGEEMRQARTRSNPHETIRGGIFLNRAAMKMANMDFVCDYMFTSPKHPDGTPIVKDNELLYFADVCAGPGGFSEYVVWRRTQSRQKKDFKVKGFGFTLKGNNDFKLEDFYSAPPEFFEPHYGVNGSEGDGDATNSDNQREFRRFVMEHTGGKGVHFVMADGGFSVAGQENIQEILTKQLLLCQFLVAMSIVREGGHFVCKTFDLFTPFSVGLIYVLYRSFEQVSIFKPVTSRPANSERYVICKGRRSGTDPTHDFLFDLNVTLNMLKSSKQDVLESVPLDVLRADNAFMDYIIEQNERQAETQTQALAKIQAYVQNSDLIEMEQKRMRDECLALWGIPGRSRAAPKVPDAATKFDDLCQEDQGDYGYFCRRAMPLDKENFAQKVKSVYDYRCTVAAGERYFVLGIGRSYVYFWDGKNQPPRWRKLDRCKLQLPGGTLFEAELIEELKGEGPGQRRMLTAHIIDAMWLAGQDIHSLPYSERLQRISLFVKAVDRPTRSDLTPLRVKEVFRCQDVTEIMERLVMLVVKGGGRQRRLCYRTDNGRHYMPQGIFFIKTCNDPWTVQWSRSQRRLYFFNMSNRNSVFEYPPESIASFKACRIHRLLWAWEEGIRLHDLQEMREDPNKLSKDMVLDHIKKQRVVL